A stretch of the Amycolatopsis sp. BJA-103 genome encodes the following:
- a CDS encoding ArsR/SmtB family transcription factor, translating to MPMTIELGVAELAATRFAISPLSETVACLQQLAGLDQNTVNRPWLRWAREELEREPLDLSWTWPLLVNGRLGWPESLVPAPQDAGDSLENDLDALRRTPEDRVRASLDRVFGERLPHAAAALALDPASGLRKIAEELREAHDRLVAPHWTRIRAALNADIGHRARQLAAGGTERLFADLHPDLCWHIDRVMLAGDRWRDRHRVVTRGPNGLVLMPVALGSPHALVKNNTSTQTTIRYPARGTGALWATGPRAATPAAVRLLGRTRAELLLALSSPATTTDLAHTLGVTPSAVSQHLRVLRDSGLVARERSGRSVLYLTTPLGERLL from the coding sequence ATGCCGATGACCATCGAACTCGGCGTCGCCGAACTGGCCGCGACCCGGTTCGCGATCTCGCCGTTGTCCGAGACCGTGGCCTGCCTGCAGCAACTCGCCGGCCTCGACCAGAACACGGTCAACCGGCCCTGGCTGCGGTGGGCACGGGAGGAACTCGAGCGCGAACCACTCGATCTTTCGTGGACTTGGCCGTTGCTCGTGAACGGCAGGCTCGGCTGGCCGGAGTCCCTCGTCCCCGCGCCGCAGGACGCAGGAGACTCCCTCGAGAACGATCTCGACGCGTTGCGGCGAACTCCTGAAGACCGGGTGAGAGCGAGCCTCGACCGGGTCTTCGGCGAACGGCTTCCCCACGCCGCCGCGGCCCTCGCGCTCGACCCGGCGTCCGGTCTGCGGAAAATCGCCGAGGAACTACGCGAAGCCCACGATCGTCTCGTCGCGCCACACTGGACGCGGATCCGGGCGGCGCTGAACGCCGACATCGGTCACCGCGCACGGCAACTGGCCGCGGGCGGCACCGAGCGGCTGTTCGCGGATCTGCACCCGGATCTGTGCTGGCATATCGACCGGGTGATGCTGGCCGGTGATCGGTGGCGCGATCGGCACCGTGTCGTCACGCGAGGGCCGAATGGTCTCGTGCTGATGCCGGTCGCCCTCGGCTCACCCCACGCCTTGGTCAAGAACAACACGTCGACACAGACCACGATCCGCTATCCGGCGAGGGGAACCGGTGCCCTGTGGGCGACCGGGCCACGCGCCGCCACACCCGCCGCGGTGCGACTGCTGGGCCGGACACGGGCCGAACTACTACTGGCGTTGTCCTCCCCCGCGACCACGACCGACCTGGCCCACACTCTCGGCGTGACTCCGAGCGCCGTCTCTCAGCACCTCAGAGTCCTGAGGGACAGCGGTTTGGTCGCGCGTGAACGCTCCGGCCGCAGCGTCCTCTACCTGACGACCCCACTCGGTGAGCGCCTGCTCTGA
- a CDS encoding response regulator transcription factor, whose amino-acid sequence MRILLVEDERRLAESLRAGLSAEGYAVDVAHNGRDALWYAAEHPYSAMILDIMLPGLNGYRVCRRLRERGDTTPILMLTAKDGEDDEIEALDTGADDFLPKPFSYGVLLSRLRALIRRGGATRPGTLRLGDLELDQASHTCRRGTAEIPLTTKEFALLAYLMKRQGEVVTKAELLENLWDFAASATANLVEVHMSALRRKIDLPFGAETIRTVRGAGYHVVGSGA is encoded by the coding sequence ATGAGGATCTTGCTCGTCGAGGACGAGCGGCGGCTGGCCGAATCGCTGCGGGCGGGGCTGAGCGCCGAGGGCTACGCCGTGGACGTCGCGCACAACGGCCGTGACGCGCTTTGGTACGCCGCCGAACATCCGTACTCCGCGATGATCCTCGACATCATGCTGCCCGGCCTCAACGGCTACCGCGTCTGCCGGAGGCTGCGCGAACGAGGCGACACCACGCCGATCCTCATGCTGACCGCGAAAGACGGCGAGGACGACGAGATCGAGGCACTGGACACCGGCGCCGACGACTTCCTGCCGAAGCCGTTCTCCTACGGCGTGCTGCTCTCCCGGTTGCGGGCGCTGATCCGGCGCGGGGGAGCGACCCGGCCGGGCACGCTGCGGCTCGGCGACCTCGAACTCGATCAGGCGAGTCACACCTGCCGCCGCGGCACGGCCGAGATCCCGTTGACCACCAAGGAGTTCGCCTTGCTGGCGTACCTGATGAAGCGGCAGGGCGAGGTCGTCACCAAGGCCGAACTGCTGGAGAACCTCTGGGATTTCGCGGCGTCGGCGACCGCGAACCTGGTGGAGGTGCACATGAGCGCGTTGCGGCGCAAGATCGACCTGCCGTTCGGGGCGGAGACGATCCGGACGGTCCGCGGCGCCGGCTATCACGTGGTGGGTTCCGGTGCGTAG
- a CDS encoding S1 family peptidase: MTMFGCSRRKQAGVLIASVAATLLAAPVVSAAPSAGGAAQLSAVNSGDAMYTVSPGPGREPYYCSAGFAILVKGVRYILTAGHCTGHGLDWQGIGPNVDTHFPVTDYGRVRDVSGSGHSRVNLYDGGTQRILRAGIPQVGQTVCKSGMATKKTCGKVLGLNQTVNYGKGKQVVGTIATDIPIESGDSGGPLFSGGVGYGVLSGGNSQVSFFQPLRSVLTAYGATLA; encoded by the coding sequence ATGACCATGTTTGGCTGCTCACGCCGTAAGCAGGCCGGGGTGCTGATCGCCTCGGTCGCGGCCACCTTGTTGGCCGCCCCGGTCGTGTCCGCGGCGCCGTCTGCGGGCGGTGCGGCCCAGCTGTCGGCGGTGAACAGCGGTGATGCGATGTACACCGTCTCGCCGGGACCCGGTCGTGAACCGTACTACTGCTCGGCGGGGTTCGCGATCCTCGTCAAGGGTGTCCGGTACATCCTCACGGCCGGGCATTGCACTGGACACGGGCTCGATTGGCAAGGCATCGGCCCCAACGTCGACACCCACTTCCCGGTGACCGATTACGGTCGTGTCCGGGACGTCTCCGGCTCCGGGCACAGCCGGGTGAATCTCTACGACGGCGGCACCCAGCGGATCCTGCGGGCGGGCATCCCGCAGGTGGGGCAAACGGTGTGCAAGAGCGGCATGGCGACGAAGAAGACGTGCGGGAAGGTCCTCGGCCTCAACCAGACCGTGAACTACGGCAAGGGCAAGCAGGTCGTCGGGACGATCGCGACCGACATCCCGATCGAGAGCGGTGACAGCGGCGGGCCGTTGTTCTCTGGTGGTGTCGGCTACGGCGTGTTGTCCGGTGGGAACAGCCAAGTCAGCTTCTTCCAGCCACTACGGTCCGTGCTCACCGCCTACGGCGCCACCCTCGCCTGA
- a CDS encoding response regulator transcription factor: protein MAARPYLSEGTVKNHISRILGRLGLRDRTQAAVYARDHGLLANSED from the coding sequence ATCGCCGCACGGCCGTACCTCAGCGAGGGAACGGTGAAGAACCACATTTCCCGCATTCTCGGCCGCCTCGGACTACGAGATCGCACCCAAGCCGCGGTCTACGCCCGCGATCACGGACTGCTGGCGAACTCCGAAGACTGA
- a CDS encoding SDR family oxidoreductase, which yields MRCVVLGATGYVGGRLVPQLLDAGHEVRVVARSPEKVAEEPWRDRVEVERGDVTDPASIETALTDGEVVYYLVHSLARKDFVEVDREAARTVAEAAKTAGVRRLVYLGGIVPDDEELSPHLASRAEVGRVLLDSGVPAVVLQAAVIIGSGSASFEMLRYLTERLPAMITPRWVHNRIQPIAIRDVLHYLVHAAELPSEVNGAFDIGGPDVLTYLEMMRRYAVVAGLPRRAVVPVPVLTPWLSAQWVNLVTPVPKSIAVPLIESLVHEVVCHDHEIAGHIPDPEAGLTHYEHAVELALTRIRNADVPTRWSDASTASAPSDPLPSDPAWAGGTVYEDKREQKTEASPEALWDVIESIGGEHGWYSFPLAWSVRGWADRLVGGVGLRRGRRDPRRLHLGEALDWWRVEYLDRPRLLRLRAEMKLPGRAWLELSVESDEDGGTIYRQRAVFEPHGLAGHAYWKGIAPFHGVVFGGMVRNITGAAQGESGAS from the coding sequence ATGCGATGTGTGGTGCTCGGTGCGACGGGTTATGTCGGTGGACGGCTGGTGCCGCAACTGCTCGACGCGGGTCACGAGGTCCGCGTGGTGGCGCGTTCTCCGGAGAAGGTCGCCGAAGAGCCGTGGCGTGACCGGGTCGAGGTCGAACGCGGCGACGTCACCGATCCGGCCTCGATCGAGACGGCCCTGACCGACGGCGAGGTGGTCTACTACCTCGTGCATTCCTTGGCACGCAAGGACTTCGTCGAGGTCGACCGGGAGGCGGCGCGGACGGTCGCCGAGGCCGCGAAGACGGCGGGCGTGCGGCGGCTGGTGTACCTGGGCGGCATCGTGCCGGACGACGAGGAACTGTCCCCGCACCTGGCGTCCCGTGCCGAAGTGGGCCGGGTCCTGCTGGACTCCGGGGTACCCGCCGTCGTCCTGCAGGCCGCGGTGATCATCGGTTCGGGCTCGGCGAGCTTCGAGATGCTGCGCTACCTGACCGAGCGGCTCCCGGCGATGATCACCCCCAGATGGGTGCACAACCGGATCCAGCCGATCGCGATCCGGGACGTGCTGCACTACCTCGTGCACGCGGCGGAACTGCCGTCCGAGGTCAACGGTGCCTTCGACATCGGTGGCCCCGACGTCCTGACCTATCTGGAGATGATGCGCCGCTACGCCGTCGTCGCCGGTCTGCCGAGGCGAGCCGTCGTCCCGGTGCCGGTGCTGACGCCGTGGCTGTCCGCGCAGTGGGTCAACCTGGTCACGCCCGTGCCGAAGTCGATCGCCGTACCGCTGATCGAATCGCTGGTGCACGAGGTGGTCTGCCACGATCACGAGATCGCCGGGCACATCCCCGATCCGGAAGCGGGCCTGACCCACTACGAACACGCCGTCGAACTGGCGCTGACCCGGATCCGCAACGCCGACGTGCCGACCCGCTGGTCGGACGCGTCGACCGCCTCCGCACCGTCGGATCCGCTGCCGAGTGATCCGGCCTGGGCGGGCGGGACCGTCTACGAGGACAAGCGCGAGCAGAAGACGGAGGCCTCGCCGGAAGCGCTGTGGGACGTCATCGAGTCCATCGGCGGGGAACACGGCTGGTACTCGTTCCCGCTGGCGTGGTCGGTCCGCGGCTGGGCCGACCGGCTCGTCGGCGGCGTCGGGCTGCGGCGCGGCCGCCGGGATCCGCGGCGGCTGCATCTGGGCGAGGCACTGGACTGGTGGCGCGTCGAATACCTCGACCGGCCGCGGCTGCTGAGGCTGCGGGCGGAAATGAAGCTGCCCGGGCGCGCCTGGCTCGAACTCAGTGTCGAGTCCGATGAGGACGGTGGGACGATCTACCGGCAGCGGGCGGTGTTCGAGCCGCACGGTCTGGCCGGGCACGCGTACTGGAAGGGGATCGCGCCGTTCCACGGCGTCGTCTTCGGCGGCATGGTCCGCAACATCACCGGTGCCGCGCAAGGAGAATCCGGCGCCTCGTGA
- a CDS encoding lytic polysaccharide monooxygenase auxiliary activity family 9 protein, with the protein MKFSRSAVKVAILTAVLGTVSVFTAVPALAHGSMGNPISRIMQCFEEGPEDPQSAACKAAIEVGDSWPIYDWDEVNIGDAGGRSREIIPDGKLCGAGRDKYKGLDLARDDWPATTMPGSGPYTFQYQLTAAHEGTFELYVTKPGYDPTKPLKWSDLEDTPFYQQDNPPIVGNAYQLHANLPGGRTGRHLIYSIWQRHWPDSGEAFYTCSDVIFT; encoded by the coding sequence ATGAAGTTTTCCCGCTCCGCCGTCAAAGTCGCGATACTGACCGCCGTGCTCGGCACGGTCTCGGTGTTCACCGCCGTCCCCGCCCTCGCGCACGGCTCGATGGGCAACCCGATCAGCCGGATCATGCAATGTTTCGAGGAGGGGCCGGAGGACCCGCAGTCCGCCGCGTGCAAGGCCGCCATCGAGGTGGGCGACAGCTGGCCGATCTACGACTGGGACGAGGTCAACATCGGCGACGCCGGCGGCCGCAGCCGCGAGATCATCCCGGACGGCAAGCTGTGCGGCGCCGGCCGGGACAAGTACAAGGGGCTCGACCTGGCCCGCGACGACTGGCCGGCGACCACGATGCCGGGCAGCGGCCCGTACACCTTCCAATACCAGCTGACCGCCGCGCACGAGGGCACCTTCGAGCTGTACGTCACCAAGCCGGGCTATGACCCGACGAAACCGCTCAAGTGGTCCGACCTGGAAGACACCCCGTTCTACCAGCAGGACAACCCGCCGATCGTCGGCAACGCCTACCAGCTCCACGCGAACCTGCCCGGCGGGCGCACCGGCAGGCACCTGATCTACTCGATCTGGCAACGCCACTGGCCCGACTCCGGCGAGGCCTTCTACACTTGCTCGGACGTGATCTTCACCTGA
- a CDS encoding metallophosphoesterase family protein, which produces MGRVAIIGDVGGHPDQLRRALAWLGASEGELPLDLTVIQVGDLVDRGPDSAGVLDIVATLLDKRRWIQLAGNHETQYLPGRAVFWREPLEEGDVARLRQWWADGRLRVAEAVRTAEGDELLVTHAGLTLACWQRLGEPMSATEAAELLNERPELIWELGEHGRDGSAGPLWAESGAALHEPWMGYRGVVPFGQIHGHSTVVRFADRTWRCSGRVRQRTAVDWYARHVHVRVGGRVFTGIDPGHGRTGAADWQPLVLDDAGVTAPSPH; this is translated from the coding sequence ATGGGAAGAGTCGCCATCATCGGCGATGTCGGCGGGCACCCGGATCAGTTGCGCCGGGCGTTGGCCTGGCTCGGCGCCTCCGAAGGAGAACTTCCCCTGGATCTCACCGTGATCCAGGTAGGTGATCTCGTCGATCGCGGCCCGGACAGCGCAGGAGTGCTCGACATCGTGGCGACCTTGCTGGACAAGCGGCGATGGATCCAGCTCGCGGGGAACCACGAGACGCAGTACTTGCCCGGCAGGGCCGTCTTCTGGCGCGAACCCCTCGAGGAGGGCGACGTGGCCAGGCTGCGGCAGTGGTGGGCCGACGGGCGGTTGCGTGTGGCCGAGGCCGTCCGTACCGCCGAGGGCGACGAACTACTGGTCACTCACGCGGGTTTGACGCTCGCCTGCTGGCAACGGCTGGGAGAACCGATGTCGGCGACCGAGGCCGCGGAGTTGCTCAACGAGCGTCCGGAGTTGATCTGGGAACTCGGGGAACACGGCCGCGACGGCAGTGCGGGTCCGCTGTGGGCCGAATCGGGCGCGGCGCTGCACGAACCCTGGATGGGCTATCGCGGCGTCGTGCCCTTCGGCCAGATCCACGGGCACTCCACGGTCGTGCGGTTCGCTGATCGAACCTGGCGGTGCTCTGGGCGGGTCCGGCAGCGCACGGCGGTCGATTGGTACGCCCGCCACGTCCATGTGCGTGTCGGAGGACGCGTGTTCACCGGCATCGACCCGGGGCACGGCCGGACCGGCGCCGCCGATTGGCAACCGCTGGTCCTCGACGACGCCGGCGTCACGGCCCCAAGCCCGCACTAA
- a CDS encoding MFS transporter: MPDLPRAYRRLWWATGIDSLGNGVFTAALPLLALTVSHDARDIALVSAAMYLPWLLLSLLAGSIVDRVDRVTLLWRTQAFQALIVGMIAALVATGAISVPTLVLLAFALGACDVFYDNAAQTALPDLVPKDLLHQVNGRQQVAMTVGRQFLGPPLGSLFFALAWALPFAVDAASFVIAAVLLARLPKRRRVPSEDVNVLDGLRWLMSHRLLRALALLLGVNTFCGQLGNATLVLFVTDALHLGAGMFGVLLAGAALGSIAGGLVITRLVARLGELRALLVSLAVNAVVFVGVGFGPNVVTVGALLALSGFVTTVWNVVSVSVRQRKVPPALLGRVNGVYRLLGWGLMPLGTLAGGLLAHRFGLRVPYPVAGFVRGMALLVALPVLIPAMRGTIPR; the protein is encoded by the coding sequence ATGCCCGACTTGCCTCGCGCCTATCGACGACTGTGGTGGGCCACCGGGATCGACAGCCTCGGCAACGGCGTCTTCACCGCGGCGCTGCCCTTGCTGGCCCTGACGGTGAGCCACGACGCGAGGGACATCGCGCTGGTCTCCGCCGCGATGTACCTGCCGTGGCTTCTGCTGTCCCTCCTCGCCGGATCCATCGTGGACAGGGTCGATCGAGTCACCCTCCTGTGGCGAACGCAGGCGTTTCAAGCATTGATCGTCGGGATGATCGCCGCGCTCGTCGCGACCGGGGCGATCAGCGTGCCGACGCTCGTTCTCCTCGCGTTCGCTCTGGGCGCCTGCGACGTCTTCTACGACAACGCCGCGCAAACGGCGCTCCCGGATCTCGTCCCGAAAGATCTGCTGCACCAGGTGAATGGCAGGCAGCAAGTGGCGATGACCGTCGGCAGGCAGTTTCTTGGCCCTCCCCTCGGGAGCTTGTTCTTCGCGCTCGCCTGGGCGCTTCCGTTCGCCGTTGACGCCGCATCGTTCGTCATCGCCGCCGTTCTGCTGGCCAGGCTGCCCAAACGACGACGCGTGCCTTCGGAAGACGTGAATGTCCTCGATGGACTCCGCTGGCTGATGAGCCATCGGTTGTTGCGTGCGCTCGCGTTGCTGCTCGGCGTCAACACGTTCTGCGGCCAACTGGGAAACGCGACACTCGTGCTGTTCGTGACCGACGCGCTCCATCTGGGCGCGGGCATGTTCGGCGTGCTGCTCGCCGGGGCCGCGCTCGGCAGCATCGCGGGCGGACTGGTGATCACGCGGCTGGTCGCCCGGCTCGGCGAACTTCGCGCGCTCCTTGTCTCGCTGGCTGTGAACGCCGTCGTCTTCGTCGGCGTCGGGTTCGGCCCGAACGTGGTCACGGTCGGCGCGTTGTTGGCCCTGAGCGGTTTCGTGACGACGGTCTGGAACGTCGTGTCCGTCAGCGTCCGGCAGCGAAAGGTGCCCCCGGCCTTGCTCGGCCGGGTCAACGGCGTCTACCGGTTGCTCGGCTGGGGGTTGATGCCGCTCGGCACGCTCGCGGGCGGACTGCTCGCGCACAGATTCGGGCTTCGTGTTCCCTATCCGGTCGCGGGTTTCGTGCGCGGCATGGCGCTCTTGGTCGCGCTTCCCGTGCTGATCCCGGCGATGCGAGGCACTATTCCTCGGTGA
- a CDS encoding MMPL family transporter: MISEVERPARTRSRLRWLLPALVAVAWLIFGGFSGPYAGKLSQVTENDSSSFLPASAEATEVGELQKQFSSAAVIPAIVVAERPSGLTDGDKRFLADRTSNARLIPAPESNAGAQVVVLLDATSDPGDGVEALRDALARDTPDGLKVLVTGPAAQVADLKEAFGGIDGLLLLVAGAVVALILIIVYRSPLLPLLVLLSAVFALGSASLAVYLLADHDVLALNGQSQGILFILVFGAATDYALLMISRYREELRTTDDARAALRTAWRSTIEPIAASAGTVILGVLCLLFSDLNSNKGLGPVAAIGIGAAFLTTITFLPAILALCGRNAFWPFRPAVTPPKEETGGLWGRVAGWISRAPRTVWIVTTVVLLAGGAFLPQLKASGTAQSDVFLTPVDSVAGQEVLSRYFPGGSGSPTVIITPAGQGDAVTALARVPGVSDVRQSGEAGGLAKIDAVLADPPDSDAAVATVQRIREAVHTVDGTKVGGPTATLLDTRETSEHDRMVIIPIVLVVIFLVLALLLRSLLAPLLLIGTVVLSFAATMGVSALVFNHVFDFPGADPVVPLFGFVFLVALGIDYNIFLMTRVREEAGRIGTRDGTLRGLRVTGGVITSAGVVLAATFAALAVLPILFLAQLAFIVAFGVLLDTLLVRSLLVPALAVDVGRKIWWPSKLAKSDLG, translated from the coding sequence ATGATCTCGGAAGTCGAACGCCCCGCCCGCACGCGGTCACGTCTGCGGTGGCTGCTCCCCGCCCTCGTCGCGGTGGCCTGGCTGATCTTCGGCGGGTTCAGCGGCCCGTACGCCGGCAAGCTGAGCCAGGTCACGGAGAACGACAGCAGCAGTTTCCTGCCCGCCTCGGCCGAGGCGACCGAGGTCGGCGAGCTCCAGAAGCAGTTCTCCAGCGCCGCCGTCATCCCCGCGATCGTCGTCGCCGAGCGGCCTTCGGGCCTGACCGACGGCGACAAGCGGTTCCTCGCCGACCGGACGTCGAACGCGCGGCTCATCCCGGCACCGGAGAGCAACGCGGGCGCGCAGGTCGTCGTGCTCTTGGACGCCACGAGCGACCCCGGCGACGGCGTCGAGGCACTGCGAGACGCGCTCGCCCGCGACACACCCGACGGGTTGAAAGTGCTCGTGACCGGTCCCGCCGCGCAGGTCGCCGACCTCAAGGAGGCGTTCGGCGGGATCGACGGACTGCTGCTCCTGGTCGCGGGCGCGGTGGTCGCGCTCATCCTGATCATCGTCTACCGGAGTCCGCTGCTACCCCTGCTCGTCCTGCTGTCGGCCGTGTTCGCGCTGGGATCGGCGAGCCTCGCGGTGTACCTGCTCGCGGACCACGACGTGCTGGCGTTGAACGGGCAAAGTCAGGGAATCCTGTTCATCCTCGTCTTCGGCGCCGCCACGGACTACGCGCTCCTGATGATCTCGCGCTACCGCGAAGAACTCCGGACGACCGACGACGCCCGCGCCGCACTCCGCACGGCCTGGCGCTCGACCATCGAACCGATCGCGGCGTCGGCGGGGACGGTGATCCTCGGCGTCCTCTGCCTGCTGTTCAGCGACCTGAACTCGAACAAGGGACTCGGCCCGGTCGCCGCCATCGGCATCGGCGCCGCCTTCCTCACCACCATCACGTTCCTGCCCGCCATCCTCGCTCTGTGCGGCCGCAACGCCTTCTGGCCGTTCCGGCCGGCGGTGACCCCGCCGAAGGAGGAGACCGGCGGACTCTGGGGCCGCGTCGCGGGCTGGATCTCCCGCGCGCCCCGCACGGTCTGGATCGTCACGACCGTCGTGCTGCTCGCGGGCGGCGCGTTCCTCCCGCAGCTCAAGGCTTCCGGCACCGCGCAGTCCGACGTCTTCCTCACCCCGGTCGATTCCGTCGCGGGACAGGAAGTCCTCTCCCGGTACTTCCCCGGCGGTTCCGGCTCTCCCACGGTGATCATCACCCCGGCCGGTCAGGGCGATGCCGTGACCGCGCTGGCACGCGTCCCCGGCGTCTCCGACGTCCGTCAAAGCGGCGAAGCGGGCGGGCTCGCGAAAATCGACGCCGTCCTGGCCGATCCGCCGGACTCCGACGCGGCCGTCGCGACGGTCCAGCGGATCCGCGAAGCCGTGCACACCGTCGATGGCACCAAAGTCGGCGGGCCGACGGCGACGCTGCTCGACACCAGGGAGACGTCCGAGCACGACCGCATGGTGATCATCCCGATCGTCCTGGTCGTGATCTTCCTCGTGCTCGCCCTGCTGCTGCGGTCGCTGCTCGCGCCGCTGCTGCTGATCGGCACGGTGGTGCTGTCGTTCGCCGCGACGATGGGTGTCTCGGCGCTGGTGTTCAACCACGTCTTCGACTTCCCCGGCGCCGACCCGGTCGTCCCGTTGTTCGGTTTCGTCTTCCTTGTCGCACTGGGGATCGACTACAACATCTTCCTGATGACCCGGGTCCGCGAAGAGGCGGGAAGGATCGGCACGCGGGACGGGACGCTGCGCGGCCTGCGCGTCACCGGCGGCGTGATCACGTCCGCGGGCGTCGTGCTCGCCGCGACCTTCGCCGCACTGGCCGTCCTCCCCATCCTCTTCCTGGCTCAGCTGGCGTTCATCGTCGCGTTCGGCGTTCTGCTCGACACGCTTCTGGTGCGGTCCCTGCTGGTACCGGCGCTCGCGGTGGACGTCGGACGGAAGATCTGGTGGCCGTCCAAGCTGGCGAAGTCGGACCTGGGATGA
- a CDS encoding DUF1905 domain-containing protein, translated as MIVVFDAELWVWDARREETWTFVSLPTDVSEEIREITDGPRRGFGAVRVQVGIGGSRWKTSIFPDSKRGAYVLPVKKAVRKAEGIEEGDVAKVTVELIDL; from the coding sequence ATGATCGTCGTGTTCGATGCCGAACTCTGGGTGTGGGACGCCCGCCGCGAGGAGACCTGGACCTTCGTCAGCTTGCCCACTGACGTCTCCGAGGAGATCCGTGAGATCACGGACGGCCCGCGGCGCGGCTTCGGCGCGGTGCGCGTGCAGGTGGGCATCGGCGGCAGCAGGTGGAAGACGTCGATCTTCCCGGATTCGAAGCGGGGCGCTTACGTGCTGCCGGTCAAGAAAGCGGTCCGCAAGGCCGAAGGAATCGAGGAAGGTGATGTCGCGAAAGTGACCGTCGAGCTGATCGACCTCTGA
- a CDS encoding MarR family winged helix-turn-helix transcriptional regulator, giving the protein MTNGTDGTEDTGDVEEVTDELLVLLLRQLTVESDRFAEMFGEAHGLHRTDLNALAVIMDAARMGTPMSPSRLASALHLSASATTSVLDRLERAGHLYRDRSATDRRKVELRMHDRARQIGAEFFLPLGASFSAAWRDLGEDERRTVARFLRSSIAATVEVRGRLAP; this is encoded by the coding sequence ATGACCAACGGCACTGACGGCACTGAAGACACTGGCGACGTCGAGGAGGTCACGGACGAGTTGCTCGTTCTCCTGCTGCGGCAGCTGACCGTGGAGTCGGACCGGTTCGCCGAGATGTTCGGTGAGGCACACGGCCTGCACCGGACCGACCTCAACGCGCTCGCGGTGATCATGGACGCGGCCAGGATGGGGACCCCGATGAGCCCGAGCAGGCTCGCGAGCGCGCTGCACCTGAGCGCCTCCGCGACGACGTCGGTGCTGGACCGGCTGGAGCGGGCCGGGCACCTCTACCGCGACCGGAGCGCGACCGACCGGCGCAAGGTCGAACTGCGGATGCACGATCGGGCGAGGCAGATCGGCGCGGAATTCTTCCTGCCGCTCGGCGCGAGCTTCTCCGCCGCGTGGCGGGACCTGGGGGAGGACGAGCGGCGGACGGTCGCCCGGTTCCTCCGGAGCAGCATCGCCGCGACCGTCGAGGTCCGGGGCCGGCTGGCACCCTGA
- a CDS encoding tyrosine-protein phosphatase: protein MRVRKLLVAVTAVTAVVGGVNVPAWATIEAPGVVANAVTLEGAKNFRDVGGYTTTDGRTVRTGVVFRSNKLSRLTDADLRLLTAVNVSLDVDLRNVKERRDEPDRVPAGARYQVADVVSLEHGLRFHDNAAVTLVKAIAAGLLNGSDNLGQSIGYPFMVDFVGADHAFGDLLRAIAENGSGATVFHCSAGKDRTGWGTAILLSLLGVPRAAIEADFMLSNDKLGDPKAVELSWLRAAFDEVNHLYGSMEAYARQGLRLDDATIAALKARLLV from the coding sequence ATGCGCGTGAGGAAGCTGCTCGTGGCCGTCACCGCGGTGACCGCGGTCGTCGGCGGGGTGAACGTGCCGGCGTGGGCGACCATCGAAGCCCCAGGTGTCGTCGCCAACGCGGTGACGTTGGAGGGAGCCAAGAACTTTCGCGATGTCGGCGGGTACACCACGACCGACGGGCGCACGGTGCGTACCGGCGTGGTCTTCCGGTCCAACAAGCTTTCCCGGCTCACCGACGCGGATCTCCGTCTGCTCACCGCGGTGAACGTGTCGCTGGATGTCGATCTGCGCAACGTGAAGGAGCGCCGCGACGAGCCCGACCGGGTCCCTGCGGGCGCCCGGTACCAGGTGGCCGACGTGGTCTCGCTCGAACACGGGCTGCGGTTCCACGACAACGCCGCCGTCACGCTGGTGAAGGCCATCGCGGCCGGGCTGCTCAACGGATCCGACAACCTGGGCCAGTCGATCGGCTACCCGTTCATGGTCGACTTCGTGGGCGCGGACCACGCGTTCGGCGACCTGTTGCGTGCCATCGCGGAAAACGGTTCCGGCGCCACCGTTTTCCACTGTTCGGCGGGCAAGGACCGCACCGGCTGGGGGACGGCGATCCTGCTGAGCCTGCTCGGTGTGCCGCGTGCGGCCATCGAGGCCGACTTCATGCTCAGCAACGACAAGCTGGGCGACCCCAAGGCCGTCGAGTTGAGCTGGCTGCGTGCGGCTTTCGACGAGGTCAACCATCTCTACGGGTCCATGGAAGCCTATGCCCGCCAAGGACTCCGCCTCGACGACGCGACCATCGCCGCGTTGAAGGCCCGCCTCCTGGTCTGA